A genomic segment from Deltaproteobacteria bacterium encodes:
- a CDS encoding segregation/condensation protein A: MAVHVQLKIYEGPLDLLLHLIRKNELSIVDIPIASITEQYLAALELMQGLNLDLSGEYLVMAATLLHIKSKTLLPPEEEEDDDDDEGLDSRDALVRRLLEYERFKNAARELEDRDILNRDVFARQGRSAPVTEVSFEQLSVFDLVSALQKVLERFPGPSVHTVVRETASVRQRMTHILDSLHRRSSVQFHELFDAARSRMDVVVTFLALLELIRIRAVHAVQKERLGPIVMEPMLSLSEASAVLEVDVRGDEYGE, encoded by the coding sequence ATGGCGGTACACGTCCAACTGAAGATCTACGAAGGCCCGCTGGACCTGCTGCTCCACCTCATCCGGAAGAATGAGCTCAGCATCGTCGACATCCCCATCGCGTCCATCACCGAGCAGTACCTCGCCGCGCTGGAGCTGATGCAGGGTCTCAACCTCGACCTGTCCGGCGAGTACCTGGTGATGGCGGCCACGCTCCTCCACATCAAGTCCAAGACCTTGCTCCCGCCGGAGGAGGAGGAAGACGACGACGATGACGAGGGCCTCGACAGCCGCGACGCGCTGGTCCGGCGCCTGCTGGAGTACGAGCGCTTCAAGAACGCGGCACGGGAACTGGAAGATCGCGACATTCTGAACCGCGACGTGTTCGCGCGCCAGGGGCGGTCCGCTCCGGTCACGGAGGTCAGCTTCGAGCAGCTTTCCGTGTTCGACCTGGTATCCGCGCTGCAAAAGGTGCTGGAGCGGTTCCCGGGACCGTCGGTGCACACCGTGGTGCGGGAAACGGCGTCCGTGCGCCAGCGCATGACGCATATCCTCGATTCACTGCACCGCCGGTCATCGGTGCAATTCCACGAGTTGTTCGACGCGGCGCGCTCGCGCATGGACGTGGTGGTCACTTTTCTGGCGCTGCTGGAGCTCATCCGCATCCGTGCCGTGCACGCGGTGCAGAAGGAGCGCCTCGGTCCCATCGTGATGGAGCCCATGCTGTCTCTCTCCGAGGCCAGCGCGGTCCTGGAGGTGGATGTGAGGGGAGATGAGTATGGAGAGTGA